TGATGATAAGGAGATAAACATTTATGGTTCATCAGATGACATTTGCGTGATAGGTGAAGCAACTGTTAGGCTTGGGAGAAGATTGGTGGAAGAATTGGAGGAGAAGATAAAGTTCTTAAGGGAAGTGAAGCCTGAATTGATCAAGCCCAAAATTATAAAGGTAATATATACTGATTATGCAACTCCAGAAGCAATAGATCTTGCAAAGGAGTATGGAATATGGATTTTAAATTGGAAGGGGGATATTACACCTAGGAAGATTCACTCATGAAAACCCCCTCATTTTATTGAGTTGTTGAAGATTTAGCTGTAGATGCAATTATGGGATTGAACATCATGGAAAGTTATAGAATATACATTGGAGGTAATGAGATAAAGTTTTGAGCATATACCGTTAACATCAATGATAATTTGAGGATAAGCCTTATCTAAACAACATTTAAGCGTTAGGCTTTAATATTCCACTTTAAACTAGGATTCTTGTGAAAGATGGGTTTATTGAATTCTATGATTTTGGAGTTATGGTTGTAAATGGTAAACGTTATACGAGTGACCTCATAGTTTTCCCTGAAACTGTTCTAAGTGGATGGTGGAGGAGGAAGGGTCATGAAGTCTGCGTGGA
This region of Candidatus Methanomethylicota archaeon genomic DNA includes:
- a CDS encoding Mth938-like domain-containing protein translates to MKDGFIEFYDFGVMVVNGKRYTSDLIVFPETVLSGWWRRKGHEVCVEDLKEVFNRTPLPEVLVIGTGYSGLVKVLPEVEKAL